The Ananas comosus cultivar F153 linkage group 7, ASM154086v1, whole genome shotgun sequence genome has a window encoding:
- the LOC109712684 gene encoding protein trichome birefringence-like 12 — translation MVLSLRRRWLSLLTLTLTLTLTLILLLHTTPSLRLLLPTSPSSSSSSSPLPCGAADADLAAGRWSTAPLRRPLYDATCPFHRNAWNCLRNGRDRVDSIASWAWFPDRCGGAAVPRADPRGFLAAARGRRIGFVGDSLNENFMVALLCALRSADAGARKWKRKRAWRGGYFPKFDVTVAYHRAVLLANYTWQPMEHSTLPAKDGIRGIYKVDVDVAADDWVNITKFYDVLIFNTGHWWGPDKFPKETPLVFYREGKPIDPPLGIFDGLKVVLESMASYIDQEVPKQTLKLWRTQSPRHFYGGEWDHNGSCLFDEPLKDNELDSWFDPRNRGVNKEAREVNSLIRSALIGTDIQLFNLTYLSEFRADAHPAIWLGKKDAVAIWGQDCMHWCLPGLPDTWVDILVARIMHYFQQGKHRKN, via the exons ATGGTGCTCTCGTTGCGGAGGCGATGGCTCTCcctcctaaccctaaccctaaccctaaccctaaccctgatCCTCCTCCTCCACACCACCCCTTCTCTTCGCCTACTCCTCCCCacttccccctcctcctcctcctcctcctccccactCCCCTGCGGCGCCGCGGACGCCGACCTCGCCGCGGGGCGGTGGTCCACGGCACCCCTCCGCCGCCCCCTCTACGACGCCACTTGCCCCTTCCACCGCAACGCGTGGAATTGCCTCCGCAATGGCCGGGATCGCGTGGATTCGATCGCGTCGTGGGCGTGGTTCCCCGACCGCTGCGGCGGCGCCGCGGTCCCGCGCGCCGACCCGCGCGGGTTCCTCGCGGCGGCGCGGGGACGGAGGATCGGGTTCGTGGGGGACTCGCTGAACGAGAACTTCATGGTGGCGTTGCTGTGCGCGCTCCGATCCGCCGATGCCGGGGCGAGGAagtggaagaggaagagggcgTGGAGAGGCGGGTACTTCCCCAAGTTCGATGTGACCGTGGCTTATCACCGCGCGGTGTTGCTCGCTAACTACAC GTGGCAGCCTATGGAGCATTCAACTCTTCCGGCTAAAGATGGAATAAGAGGGATTTATAAGGTGGATGTAGATGTTGCAGCTGATGATTGGGTTAACATCACCAAGTTCTATGATGTCCTAATTTTTAATACTGGGCATTG GTGGGGGCCAGATAAATTTCCTAAAGAGACTCCACTTGTCTTCTATAGAGAAGGAAAGCCGATAGATCCCCCACTCGGCATTTTTGACGGCCTAAAAGTAGTGCTCGAGAGTATGGCATCTTACATAGATCAGGAAGTTCCTAAACAAACATTAAAGCTATGGCGAACTCAATCGCCGAGGCACTTCTATGGTGGGGAATGGGATCATAATGGCAGCTGCTTATTTGATGAGCCCCTGAAAGATAATGAG CTTGATTCTTGGTTCGATCCGAGGAACAGAGGAGTAAACAAAGAAGCAAGGGAAGTGAACTCTCTCATTCGAAGTGCTTTAATTGGCACAGACATACAATTATTCAATTTGACCTATTTAAGTGAGTTTCGGGCCGATGCTCATCCAGCAATATGGCTGGGAAAGAAGGATGCCGTTGCCATATGGGGACAGGACTGCATGCATTGGTGCCTTCCCGGACTACCTGATACATGGGTCGACATCTTGGTTGCGCGAATCATGCATTATTTTCAACAGGGTAAGCAtaggaaaaattaa